The following is a genomic window from Burkholderia oklahomensis C6786.
ACACGCTCGCGCTGAACGCGTCGTGCAGCGTCTGCGCCATCAGCGCGCGCCGCCGCGCGAGCGCTTCGGGCCGCCAGTCGGCGAGCGGCGCGCCGTCCGCTTCGACGTGTCCGGCCGCGGGCTTCGCGAGCCCCGCGAGCGTCGTGATCAGCGTCGTCTTGCCCGCGCCGTTCGGCCCGGCGATGCACCACAGCTCGCCCGGATAGAACGTGTGCGTGAAATCGTCGAGCAGCGTGCGCCCGCCCGCCTTCAGCACGAGACGCAGCGTGCCGTAGCGGGCGGAGCGCGGCGTCGGCGCGCCGTGCGTCGTCATCGCGAAGCCCTCCGCAGCAGCATCCACAGAAAGAGCGGCACGCCGATCAGCGCGGTCATCACGCCGACCGGCAATTGCGCGGGCGCGATCGCCGTGCGCGCGAGCAAGTCCGCGGCCATCACCCCGGCGCCGCCCGCGAGCATCGTCGCGGGCAAGAGCATCCGCTGATCGTTGCCGAACGCGAGCCGCAGCGCATGCGGCACGACGAGGCCGACGAAGCCGATCGTGCCCGCCGTCGTGACGGCCGCGGCCGCCGCGAGCGACGCGATCAGATAGACGCGCAGCCGCAGCCGCGCGACCGGCACGCCGAGCGCGGCCGCCGCCGCGTCGCCGCGCAGCAGCACGTTCAATTGCGGCGCGACCGGCAATGCGGCGAGCGCGGCGGCGACGAGCGCCGCCAGCGCGAACCACGGCGACGCCGCGCCGCTCAAGTCGCCCGACAGCCAGAACAGGATGCCGCGCAGCCGCTCCTCGGGCGCGATCGACAGCATCAGCGTGATGAGCGCGAACCACCCCGCCGAGATCACGACGCCCGTGAGCAGCAGCCGCGGCGACGCGTCGCGCGGCTCGCCGCGCCACAGCTCGCGGCGCGCGAGCCCGAGCACGAACGCGATCGCCACGAGCGCGCCGGCGAACGAGGCCGCATCGACGATCCACCACGCGCCGCCCGCGATCATCGCGACGAGCGCGAACGCGGCTGCGCCGCCCGACACGCCGAGCACGTACGGCTCGGCGAGCGGATTGCGCAGCAGCACCTGCAAGAGCGCGCCCGCGAGCGCGAGGAGCGCGCCGCAGCCGAAGCCGGCGAGCGCGCGCGGCAGCCGCAGCGTGCGAACGATGTCGGCCGCGAGCGGATCGGCGCTCGCGCGATGGACGAGCGCCGCGAGCGCATCGAGCGGCGTCATCGGCACGCTGCCGAGCGTGAGCGACGCGACGAACGCCGCGCATGCGACGAGCGCGAGCGCAACCCAGATCGCGGCTGCGCGCGCCGCGTGCATGCCTGCGCCGCGCGCGTCGGCCCTCATGCCGCCTCCCGCGCGCGAAGGCACGAGCGCCGCGAACGGCACGGACTGCGCCGACGCCGCGACCGGCCGTCAGCGCTGCCGCCAGCCGAGCGTGACATAGGCGCCGCGGCGCGGCGTGTTGTACGCATATGCAAGCTCGTAGTCCTTGTCGAACAGGTTGTCGATGCGCGCGCTCACGTACCACGACTTCGTGATGTCGTAGCGCGCGGACAGATTGACGATCCCGTATCCGCCGAGGCGGCTGCCGTAATCGTCGCGCGATCCGCTCACGAACCATTCGCCGCCGACGCGCCAGCCGCCGAACGAGCGATTCGCCGAGATCGACGCGAAGCGCCGCGCGCGCCGGTTCAGATCCCGGCCGGCGGTTTCGTCGATCGGGTTCTGCAGCGTCGCCGCGACCCGCACGTCGGTCTTGCCGACATGCCCCTGCCACGAACCCTCGACGCCCTGCACTTTCGCGCGGCCGACGTTCTGCGCGACATAGTAGGGCCCGCTCGCGGCGGGACGATAGTCGATCAGGTTCGCGTAGCGCGTCTGGAACGCGGTGACGCGCACGACGCCCACCGCATCCGACGCATACTGCACGGCCGCCTCGATCGAATGGCTGCGCTCGGGCCGGATCGACGGATTGCCTGCGTTCGGATAGTACAGATCGTTGAAGCTCGGCGCGCGAAACGCGCTGGAATAGCTCGCGGACACCTTCCAGCGCTCGGTGACGTCGAGCCCGTAGCCGAGATAGTAGCTGTTCGCGCCGCCGAAATCGGAGTACTGGTCGCGGCGCACGTTCGCCTGGAGCTGGCTGTCGCCGATGCGTCCGGTATAGCCGAGCCAGCCGGAATTCACGTGGCGCCCGGGCGCGGCGAACACGTTCGATTCGAACGACTGGTCGAGCCGCTCGTAGCCCGCCTGGATCCTGTGGCCGCGCGCGACCGTGAAATCGTTCTGCCAAGTGTATTGGCGGTTGTCGGTGTCGAAGTGGTCGGTGTACGCGCCGTTCAGCGCCGACTGGCTGCGGTCCTTGCCGCTCGACACGTTCACGCGCGTCGTCCACCAGTCGGCGAGCTTGCCGTTCGCGAACGCGGACACCTGCTGGACCCGGCTGTACAGATCGTTCAGATCGGTCGGCGAGCCGTACGCATTGTCGAAGCTGTTCTTGCCGTTCGCCTGGAAGTACGTGACCCCCGCATTCCACTTGTCGCCAAACTCGTGCCTGAGCGACGCGGACGCGCTCTCGTTCAGATAGCCGTTCGCGTCCGGATTCGCCTGCGGCTTGAGCGCGGGATCGAGCGACGAGAATCCGTCGGTCTTCAAGCGCGCGAGCGACACGCTGAACGTCGTCTTGCCGTCCTGGTCGAGCCGGCCCGACACGCCCGCGCTCTGCGTCTGCGTGTGATAGCTGCCGTAGCTCGCCGAGAAATCGAAGCGCGGCGGATGATCGCCGCCGCGCTTCGTGAACACCTGCACGACGCCGCCGATGGCACCGGACCCATACAGCGACGACACGTTGCCGTTCACCACTTCGACGCGCTCGATCTGGTCGAGCGGCAGCTGGCTGATCTGCGACTGCCCGAGGCTCGCCGAATCGACACGCACGCCGTCGATCAGCACGAGCGATTGCGTCGGCTGCGCGCCGCGCAGAAAGAGGCTTGCGCTTGCGCCCGGCCCGCCGTTGCGCACGATCTGCGCGCCGGGCGCGAGCGCGAGCAGGCCGGGCAGATCGATCGCGCCGCTGTCGGCGATGTCCTGCGCGTCGAAGAGCGTCGTTTGCGGAATCGCGTCGGCGAGCGTCTGCGGCCCGCGCTGCGCGGTGACGACGATCGGCGCGAGCTGCGCGGCGGAAGCCGACGCTGTAGACGCTGTAGACGCCGAATACGCAAAAGACACGGAAGCCGCGGACGACACAGGCAAGACGGAAGAAGCGGACGAAGAAGACGAAGCGGGCGCGTCGCCTTGCGCGAGCGCGACGCACGGCAGCCCGGACAGAGCGGCGAGCGCTGCGCGGGCGAGGGGGGTTCGCATGAAGGCATCCTGTTGAGCCACTACGGCGCCCGCTTCCCCGCAGGCCCCGCATCACGGAGGCGGGCGCGCCCGTCTCCCCGCCTTGGCCGGTATCCGGGCTGACGACGTCACCGCCTCGCCTTCCCGCGCGATGCGCAGTGGCGCAGCGTCGGCGGCCGGCCGAAGAGGCCGGGCCGACGCATCGAGAGTGCGGCTTGCATCGGAACCGATGCGATCGCTTACCGTTGCGGGGGCAGCGCAGGTTGGCTCGGTCCTGGCGGACGTCGCGCCCTGCTTCCCGTTTAACCGCGCGCGAAGCGCGCGAGCACCGAGGCGGCGCCAGTTTAGGAGCGCGCGCGCGGCAGCGTCAAGGAACCGCGACGACGCAGCGCACGAAAATCGTCGCGCATGCCGATAAACAGATCGGCATCAACGAACGACGAAGACGATTTCGCGGCGAGAAGCGGGGGTGTTACGTCTAGAAACGTTACAGATATCGGAATCTCGGTTATTCCGCGCTAAAATGTCCGGTCTTTAGAGGACGCAGCAGATGCTCAACGAACTCGAAACCCTATCTCAAAACATCGGCCGCCTGATCGCGCTGAATCAACGCCATCAAGCGGAACGGCTCGCGCTCGAGGAGCAGGTCGCGCAATTGCGCACGGAAGTGGAAACGCTGCGCGCGGAACTCGAGCAACTACGCGACGAGCGCAACGCGCTCGCGGCGGAACGCGACACGCTGTCGGCGAAGATCGACGACGCGCAGGTGAAGCTCAACGCGATCCTCGAAAAATTGCCGCGCACGAAAAGCGTGCCGGATGCAGAAAACCAGCTCGACCTGCTCGCGCCGCAGGCGAGCGCTGAAGGCGAAGGCACGACGGGCCACGGAGAACATGCATGAGCGCCAAGCAGATCGAAGTGTCGATTCTCGGGCAGGTGTATCGTCTCGCCTGCTCGCCCGAAACCGAAGCGGCGCTCCTCGAAGCGGTCGCACGCGTCGACGCGGAAATGTCGAAGATCCGTGCGAACAGCTCGGTGCGCGGCACCGATCGCATCGCCGTGATGGCCGCGCTGTCGCTCGCGTCGGAGTTGCTGAGATTGCAACAGAGCGTGCGTCACGGAGAAGCGTTCCCTGCGGAAGAAATCCGGCGTACAATGCGCCAAATGAATGAACAACTCGGTGCAGTGCTCGCACAGCACGAGGTGCAGTAAGCAAGTTTCACCAGGTTCGGCCAACGCTTGATCTATCGTGCTCAAGCTGCTGAATCCAAAGGTGATTCGAACAGTTAAGTCAGCTTCCCTGCCTGGTTCGCCAAGGTCATATATTCCTTGAACCAATGCCATGTGCACGGTTGCGGAAATTTGTAGCACGGGCGCGCGCGTCACTCTGTCTGATGTACCCGAAGTGCTGCTAACTGCGACCAATTCTGAACCTCAGGTTCAGGATGCCGGCCTAGCGGCCAAGGCGGGGGCCTATTCGACGGCATCGGGCGAGTCCCGATGCCGTTTTCTTTTGTGCAGCCTTTTCATTGCGTCGAGTCATTCCGATCCATGCGCTACTGGCTGATGAAATCCGAACCGGACGAGGCGAGCATCGACGACCTCGCCGCCGCCTCCGACCACACCCTGCCATGGACCGGCGTGCGCAACTATCAGGCGCGCAACTTCATGCGCGACACGATGCAGATCGGCGACGGCGTGCTGTTCTACCATTCGAGCTGTCCCGAGCCCGGCATCGCGGGGCTCGCGGAGGTGTGCTCGACGCCCTACCCCGATCCGACGCAGTTCGATCCACAAAGTCCATACCACGATCCGAAGTCGACGCAGGAAACGCCGCGCTGGGTGCTCGTCGACGTGCGCTTCGTCAGGAAGACGCCGCTCGTTCCGCTCGCCGCATTGCGCGAGCACGATGCGCTCGCCGACATGCGCGTGCTCGCGAAGGGCAACCGGCTGTCGATCACGCCCGTCACGCCGGACGAATGGCGCTTCATCACGACGCGCCTGATGAAGTGACGCGGCGGCCACGTCAAACATTGTCAGACACGGCGCGCGAAGCCGCGCCGGCCGGAACCTCGGCCCGCTTTCGACGGCCTAATGGGCGCTCGACGGATGCAGTGCCGCATCCGCCGGGCGTGTCGAAAGAAGCGCGGCGTCCGTCCGCGCCCCGCACGCCGCATGTTGCGTGCGGGCTTACGCTCAAGGAGTCAACAATGACGAGAAAATCCGCTCTAGCCGTTGCCGTCACGCTCGCGGCGGCGCTGCCGATCGCACTGGCGCTCGCGCCGTCCGCCGCACGCGCGCAAAGCATGGGCCAGATGCAGCCGCCCGCGGGCGTGCTGTCGCTGTCCGCGCAGGCAAGCACCGACGTCCCGCAGGACGTCGTCGACATCACGCTGTTCTACGAACAGCAGGCGAAAGACCCGGGCACCCTGACCGCCGAGCTGAACAAGCGCGCGGACGCGGCGCTCGCGCAGGCGCGCGGCGTCACGGGCGTCACGGCCCGCACGGGCGAATTCTCGGTGTCGCCGAGCGTCGACCGCGACGGCAAGATCTCCGCATGGCGCGGCCGCACCGAGGTCGTGCTCGAATCGCACGACTTCGCGGCCGCGTCGAAGCTCGCAGGCCAACTGAATCCGATGATGCAAGTGGGCAACGTCGCGTTCTCGCTGTCGCCCGAAGCGCAGCGCGCGGCCGAGCAGAAACTCACGACGGAAGCGATCAAGGCGTTCCGTGCACGCGCCGAGGAAGCGACGCGCGCGTTCGGCTACAACAGCTATTCGATCCGCGACGTGAACGTCGGCAGCGGCCGCAACGTGCAGCCGTATCCGCGGATGTTCGCGATGGCCGCGCCCGCGATGGACAGCGCGAAGGTTAGCGCGCCGATCGCCGTCGAAGGCGGCAAGACGACCGTGACCGTCAACGTGAACGGCTCGGTGCAGATGAAGTGACGGCGGCGGCGCGGCTTCGCGCCGTATGCGGTCAAAAGAACGCCGGCTCGTCGCCGGCGTTTTTTATTGCGCATTGCGCATGTC
Proteins encoded in this region:
- a CDS encoding FecCD family ABC transporter permease, translated to MHAARAAAIWVALALVACAAFVASLTLGSVPMTPLDALAALVHRASADPLAADIVRTLRLPRALAGFGCGALLALAGALLQVLLRNPLAEPYVLGVSGGAAAFALVAMIAGGAWWIVDAASFAGALVAIAFVLGLARRELWRGEPRDASPRLLLTGVVISAGWFALITLMLSIAPEERLRGILFWLSGDLSGAASPWFALAALVAAALAALPVAPQLNVLLRGDAAAAALGVPVARLRLRVYLIASLAAAAAVTTAGTIGFVGLVVPHALRLAFGNDQRMLLPATMLAGGAGVMAADLLARTAIAPAQLPVGVMTALIGVPLFLWMLLRRASR
- a CDS encoding TonB-dependent receptor domain-containing protein — translated: MRTPLARAALAALSGLPCVALAQGDAPASSSSSASSVLPVSSAASVSFAYSASTASTASASAAQLAPIVVTAQRGPQTLADAIPQTTLFDAQDIADSGAIDLPGLLALAPGAQIVRNGGPGASASLFLRGAQPTQSLVLIDGVRVDSASLGQSQISQLPLDQIERVEVVNGNVSSLYGSGAIGGVVQVFTKRGGDHPPRFDFSASYGSYHTQTQSAGVSGRLDQDGKTTFSVSLARLKTDGFSSLDPALKPQANPDANGYLNESASASLRHEFGDKWNAGVTYFQANGKNSFDNAYGSPTDLNDLYSRVQQVSAFANGKLADWWTTRVNVSSGKDRSQSALNGAYTDHFDTDNRQYTWQNDFTVARGHRIQAGYERLDQSFESNVFAAPGRHVNSGWLGYTGRIGDSQLQANVRRDQYSDFGGANSYYLGYGLDVTERWKVSASYSSAFRAPSFNDLYYPNAGNPSIRPERSHSIEAAVQYASDAVGVVRVTAFQTRYANLIDYRPAASGPYYVAQNVGRAKVQGVEGSWQGHVGKTDVRVAATLQNPIDETAGRDLNRRARRFASISANRSFGGWRVGGEWFVSGSRDDYGSRLGGYGIVNLSARYDITKSWYVSARIDNLFDKDYELAYAYNTPRRGAYVTLGWRQR
- a CDS encoding ATPase, translated to MLNELETLSQNIGRLIALNQRHQAERLALEEQVAQLRTEVETLRAELEQLRDERNALAAERDTLSAKIDDAQVKLNAILEKLPRTKSVPDAENQLDLLAPQASAEGEGTTGHGEHA
- a CDS encoding EVE domain-containing protein; translated protein: MRYWLMKSEPDEASIDDLAAASDHTLPWTGVRNYQARNFMRDTMQIGDGVLFYHSSCPEPGIAGLAEVCSTPYPDPTQFDPQSPYHDPKSTQETPRWVLVDVRFVRKTPLVPLAALREHDALADMRVLAKGNRLSITPVTPDEWRFITTRLMK
- a CDS encoding SIMPL domain-containing protein (The SIMPL domain is named for its presence in mouse protein SIMPL (signalling molecule that associates with mouse pelle-like kinase). Bacterial member BP26, from Brucella, was shown to assemble into a channel-like structure, while YggE from E. coli has been associated with resistance to oxidative stress.), whose product is MTRKSALAVAVTLAAALPIALALAPSAARAQSMGQMQPPAGVLSLSAQASTDVPQDVVDITLFYEQQAKDPGTLTAELNKRADAALAQARGVTGVTARTGEFSVSPSVDRDGKISAWRGRTEVVLESHDFAAASKLAGQLNPMMQVGNVAFSLSPEAQRAAEQKLTTEAIKAFRARAEEATRAFGYNSYSIRDVNVGSGRNVQPYPRMFAMAAPAMDSAKVSAPIAVEGGKTTVTVNVNGSVQMK
- a CDS encoding cell division protein ZapA — protein: MSAKQIEVSILGQVYRLACSPETEAALLEAVARVDAEMSKIRANSSVRGTDRIAVMAALSLASELLRLQQSVRHGEAFPAEEIRRTMRQMNEQLGAVLAQHEVQ